The sequence below is a genomic window from Verrucomicrobiota bacterium.
CTGAATGACGGGGGGCGTCACGGTGGGATGGTACCCCAGGCCGAGGTAGTTTTTGGCCAGTTGGTTCCGGGCGGCCAGAGCGCGCAGGCGTTGCAGGGCCTGGAACTCCGAGGCCGGGGCGGGCAGCTCCAAGGGCCGGCGCAAGCGGATGGCGGCGGGCACGGTCTGCTCGATGAGTTCCTCCAGGGAAGCGCAGCCGATGACTTGGAGCATTTCGGGCAAGTCCGCCGCCTGCGGGCCAATGTGCCGCTCCGCAAACGAGTCAGGCGAAGGCGGCGCGTCCAGCGATTCAACATCCACAACCTTAGGCTCGGACATCCGGGAAAGTAATCGGGTTCGCCGAATCATCAACTGAGTGTCAACACCCGGACGTGGGACGTTGAGTGCCGGCCGGAGGAAGTTTTGCGGAGAAGTTGACCTCGGCCCGGTTCTCTCTTCATTGCAACATGAGTTCCGCTGAAACGGCCCTCCGACGCACACCGCTGTTCGAAGAACACCGTCGTCTCGGGGCGAAAATGATCGGATTCGGCGGTTGGGACATGCCGGTGTTTTACAGCGGCATCGTCAATGAACACCTGGCGGTACGGCAGCGGGTAGGGATTTTCGACATTTCGCACATGGGCCAACTCATCGTGGAAGGTCCGGGCAGCGCGGAATGGTTGAATGCCCAACTGACCAACAACCTGCGCATGCTGGGCATTGGCGACGGCCAGTATTCGTTGATGCTGAACGAGCGGGGGGGCGTCATCGATGACCTGATCGTCTACAGGACCGCTCAGGATCGCTATCTGCTGGTCGTGAATGCGGCACTGATCGGCCATGATTTCGGCCATTTGCGCCAGCGCCTCGCTCTTGCACCGGAACCCACGGGTGTGACGCTGCGGAACGAGAGCGTTTCGTATGCGGCCGTCGCCGTTCAGGGGCCCCGCGCGACCGACCTTTTCCAACCGATCGGCGACCTGCCGGCGCGCAACCGGATCCGGGAAATTGAAATCGCCGGTACACCCGTCTGGATCGCTCGCACGGGGTACACGGGAGAGGATGGTTTTGAGGCATTTTTCCCGGCGGCAACGGCCGTCGGGCTGTGGCGGGAATTCCTGTCGCTGGGCCAGCCGTACGGGATTTTACCCTGCGGTTTGGGGGCACGAGACACGTTACGTCTCGAGGCCGGTTTGCCGTTGAACGGGGCCGACCTGTCCCCTGAGCGCACGCCCCTGGCGGCCGGCTTGCGCGCGTTTGTAGACCTGGACAAAAATGAGTTTCAGGGGCGGGCTGCGCTCCTGGCCGAACTGGAGCGCGGTCTGAAAGAACGCCTGGCCGCCATCAAGGTCGAGCCGAAAGGACCGCCGCCGCGGGCCCACTATGCCCTTTGGGCGGAAGGCCGTCCGGTCGGAGAACTGACGAGCGGCAGCTTGTCCCCTTCCCTGCAGACCGGCATCGGACTGGGATATCTGTCCGTGGAATTCGCGAAACCCGGCCAGATGCTGGAGCTGGAGATCCGGGGAAAAAGATTTCCTGCGACTGTCGAAAGAAAACCGCTATACAAGAGCCATGCTAGTCCCGGACGACCTGAAGTACACTAAGACCCATGAATGGGTACGCGTGCAGGGTGACACCGCAACGGTGGGCATCACTGAACACGCCCAGGCTGAACTCACGGACATCGTGTTTGTCGAAGTTCCGAAGGTCGGCACCCCGCTGGCTGCAGGCCAGGCGGC
It includes:
- a CDS encoding glycine dehydrogenase (aminomethyl-transferring) codes for the protein MIRRTRLLSRMSEPKVVDVESLDAPPSPDSFAERHIGPQAADLPEMLQVIGCASLEELIEQTVPAAIRLRRPLELPAPASEFQALQRLRALAARNQLAKNYLGLGYHPTVTPPVIQRTILENPGWYTAYTPYQAEIAQGRLEALLNFQTLITDLTGLDLANASLLDEATAAAEAMSLAFAVRSRPEARTFFVDADCHPQTLAVVQTRAEPRGIRVRVADH
- the gcvT gene encoding glycine cleavage system aminomethyltransferase GcvT; the protein is MSSAETALRRTPLFEEHRRLGAKMIGFGGWDMPVFYSGIVNEHLAVRQRVGIFDISHMGQLIVEGPGSAEWLNAQLTNNLRMLGIGDGQYSLMLNERGGVIDDLIVYRTAQDRYLLVVNAALIGHDFGHLRQRLALAPEPTGVTLRNESVSYAAVAVQGPRATDLFQPIGDLPARNRIREIEIAGTPVWIARTGYTGEDGFEAFFPAATAVGLWREFLSLGQPYGILPCGLGARDTLRLEAGLPLNGADLSPERTPLAAGLRAFVDLDKNEFQGRAALLAELERGLKERLAAIKVEPKGPPPRAHYALWAEGRPVGELTSGSLSPSLQTGIGLGYLSVEFAKPGQMLELEIRGKRFPATVERKPLYKSHASPGRPEVH